One Sphingobacteruim zhuxiongii DNA window includes the following coding sequences:
- a CDS encoding cation:proton antiporter regulatory subunit, whose amino-acid sequence MSIVRESDLIGIGKKYQIETEAGDNMVVVIHDDGRRELYRHEDEDNETHCVMTLSDEESRQVAGILGGLSYKPKALETIEVALDDLRIEWYKVESSNDGVNKSIGELEVRQRTGASIIAAIRDDETIINPGPDYVIQPGATLVIAGKLKNIKLLKEILL is encoded by the coding sequence ATGTCGATAGTTAGAGAAAGTGATCTAATAGGCATTGGGAAAAAATATCAGATTGAAACCGAAGCAGGTGACAATATGGTAGTTGTTATTCATGACGATGGTCGTCGCGAACTATATCGCCACGAAGATGAAGACAATGAAACCCACTGTGTAATGACTTTGTCGGATGAAGAGTCACGACAGGTTGCAGGTATTTTAGGAGGATTATCCTATAAACCGAAGGCCTTAGAAACCATTGAAGTTGCTTTAGACGATTTACGTATTGAATGGTACAAGGTTGAGTCGTCGAATGACGGTGTCAATAAAAGTATCGGTGAGCTGGAAGTAAGACAACGTACAGGAGCATCAATTATCGCGGCTATTCGTGATGATGAAACGATTATCAATCCAGGTCCCGATTATGTAATTCAACCCGGCGCAACGTTAGTTATTGCAGGGAAGTTGAAAAATATCAAACTCTTAAAAGAAATCCTTCTATAA
- the recJ gene encoding single-stranded-DNA-specific exonuclease RecJ: protein MQKRWVLKPKKDVEKINKLRDELGVSSIIAELLLNREVETFEQARIFFRPSLNYLHDPFLMKGMDLAIARIEKAIGNNEKILIYGDYDVDGTTAVSVVYSFFRNFHSRIEYYIPDRYKEGYGISTAGIDYAHENGFSLIIALDCGIKANDKIAYANSKNIDFIIGDHHLPGDELPEAVAVLDPKRADCLYPYKELSGCGIGFKIIQAFILQNDMDMELAYQYLDLVAVSIASDIVPITGENRILAHFGLIKLNGNAGCGLQALINLSSHKTGQFTVNDIVFQIGPRINAAGRIDHAKDAVQLLIAKSLSEAKEFSVNIDDQNNVRKDFDLRITEEALSLLDNDAQQKTKKTTVLYKSDWHKGVIGIVASRLTERYYRPTIILTETNGHIAGSARSVLGFDLYEALSECSDLLDQYGGHKYAAGLTMQQSNVVLFQERFEEVVSRSIKPEMLQQEVLIEKDIKLSEIDSKFYRILKQFEPFGPQNEAPIFMTKHVTVAAPAYIVGSTHLKLTVKHEDSSTFECIGFGLGEHVNSINSGKSFDICYSIEENNWRGKKNLQLNIKAIRF, encoded by the coding sequence ATGCAAAAAAGGTGGGTGCTGAAACCAAAAAAAGATGTCGAGAAGATTAATAAGCTGAGGGATGAGTTAGGTGTCAGTAGTATTATTGCAGAATTGTTGTTAAATCGTGAGGTCGAAACATTCGAGCAAGCACGCATCTTTTTTAGACCTTCGTTAAACTATCTACACGACCCTTTCTTAATGAAGGGAATGGACTTAGCTATTGCCCGCATTGAAAAAGCAATCGGCAATAATGAAAAAATATTGATCTATGGTGATTACGACGTAGATGGTACCACTGCCGTATCGGTCGTTTATAGTTTTTTTCGCAATTTCCATTCTCGAATCGAATATTATATTCCTGACCGCTATAAAGAGGGTTATGGAATCTCCACAGCGGGTATTGACTACGCCCATGAAAATGGATTCTCGTTAATTATTGCACTAGACTGTGGAATTAAAGCCAATGATAAGATTGCATACGCCAATTCCAAGAACATAGACTTTATTATTGGCGATCACCACTTACCTGGCGATGAACTCCCAGAGGCCGTTGCTGTTCTCGACCCTAAACGCGCAGACTGTCTTTACCCCTACAAAGAATTATCTGGATGCGGGATAGGTTTTAAAATCATACAAGCATTCATTTTACAGAATGACATGGACATGGAGCTTGCCTACCAATATTTAGATTTGGTAGCCGTAAGTATCGCGTCCGATATTGTCCCTATAACTGGCGAGAATCGAATTCTTGCTCATTTTGGATTGATTAAGCTAAATGGCAATGCAGGTTGCGGATTACAAGCCTTAATCAATCTGTCCTCTCATAAAACCGGACAATTCACAGTAAACGATATCGTTTTTCAAATTGGACCACGAATCAACGCTGCAGGACGAATTGACCACGCGAAAGATGCAGTACAATTGCTGATTGCAAAATCATTATCCGAAGCAAAAGAGTTCTCAGTTAATATTGACGATCAAAACAATGTCCGCAAAGACTTTGATTTGCGAATTACCGAAGAGGCATTGTCCCTCTTAGACAACGACGCTCAACAAAAAACAAAGAAAACGACTGTTCTTTATAAATCTGACTGGCACAAGGGAGTAATCGGAATTGTGGCGTCTCGTTTAACCGAGCGCTATTACAGACCAACCATTATTTTAACGGAAACCAATGGACATATTGCTGGCTCAGCACGTTCGGTATTAGGATTCGATTTATATGAAGCATTGAGTGAATGTAGCGATTTATTAGATCAGTATGGAGGCCACAAATATGCGGCAGGACTTACGATGCAGCAGAGCAACGTGGTTTTATTCCAAGAGCGTTTCGAAGAAGTAGTAAGCCGTTCTATTAAGCCAGAAATGCTACAGCAAGAAGTCTTGATCGAAAAAGACATCAAGCTTAGTGAAATCGACAGTAAATTCTATCGAATATTAAAGCAATTTGAACCGTTTGGACCTCAAAATGAGGCACCCATCTTCATGACTAAACATGTAACGGTTGCTGCTCCAGCTTATATTGTTGGCAGCACTCATTTGAAACTTACCGTTAAACACGAAGATTCATCCACATTTGAATGCATAGGATTCGGATTAGGAGAGCATGTGAACAGTATAAACTCAGGAAAATCATTCGATATCTGCTACAGTATCGAGGAAAATAATTGGCGTGGCAAAAAGAATTTGCAGCTAAATATAAAAGCTATTCGATTTTAA
- a CDS encoding glutamate synthase subunit beta, producing the protein MGKPTGFLEYERTLPQKDAVESRKQNYQEFVQPYSDDQLSNQAARCMNCGIPFCHSGCPLGNVIPEFNDAVYDGKWEEAYQILSSTNNFPEFTGRICPAPCESACVLGINKSPVAIEEIEKHIIEIAYKKGYVQPNKSFLKTGKRVAVVGSGPSGLAAAAQLNKAGHDVVVYERDDKVGGLLRYGIPDFKLDKSVIDRRIAVMEESGVEFRTNSEVGKNVPTQELKEYDAVVLAGGSTIPRDLKIPGRELNGVHYAMDFLKQQNKRVGNSAIEVEEIHAKGKNVLVIGGGDTGSDCVGTSNRHGAQSVTQFELMPTPPQTRTEAMPWPTYPMLLKTTTSHEEGCQRHWSISTKEFLGDENGNLRAAKVVDLAWETDETGRPIKFAEVEGSEREIPCELVTLAMGFLNPQHEGLLQQLGVDLDPRGNVLASEAEYRTNISNVFTAGDMRRGQSLVVWAISEGRECARKVDEFLMGSSVLESKEAVYNYA; encoded by the coding sequence ATGGGAAAACCAACAGGATTTTTAGAATATGAAAGAACGCTTCCTCAGAAAGATGCTGTGGAAAGCAGAAAACAAAATTATCAAGAGTTTGTTCAACCCTACTCGGATGATCAACTAAGTAATCAAGCAGCACGTTGTATGAACTGCGGAATTCCATTTTGTCACTCAGGCTGTCCGCTTGGGAATGTCATTCCGGAATTTAATGATGCAGTATATGATGGCAAATGGGAAGAAGCATATCAGATATTATCATCTACGAACAACTTTCCAGAGTTTACTGGCCGTATTTGTCCAGCACCGTGCGAATCAGCATGTGTATTGGGTATCAACAAATCTCCAGTTGCCATTGAAGAAATTGAAAAGCACATTATTGAAATTGCTTATAAGAAGGGCTATGTGCAACCAAATAAAAGTTTCCTAAAGACAGGTAAACGTGTTGCGGTTGTAGGCTCTGGTCCATCCGGATTAGCTGCTGCTGCTCAATTGAACAAAGCTGGACATGATGTTGTCGTTTATGAACGAGACGACAAAGTAGGTGGACTACTGCGTTATGGTATTCCTGACTTTAAATTAGATAAATCAGTTATCGACCGTCGTATCGCTGTAATGGAAGAATCTGGCGTGGAATTTAGAACCAATTCAGAAGTTGGGAAAAATGTTCCAACACAAGAACTAAAGGAATACGATGCGGTTGTTCTAGCAGGAGGTTCAACGATTCCTCGCGACTTAAAGATTCCAGGAAGAGAGCTTAATGGCGTACACTACGCAATGGACTTCCTAAAACAACAAAATAAGCGAGTTGGCAATTCAGCTATTGAAGTTGAAGAGATTCATGCAAAAGGTAAGAATGTATTAGTAATCGGTGGTGGTGACACAGGATCTGACTGTGTTGGTACGTCTAACCGTCACGGGGCACAATCTGTTACTCAATTTGAACTAATGCCTACCCCTCCTCAAACACGCACAGAAGCTATGCCTTGGCCAACTTATCCGATGTTGTTAAAAACAACCACTTCTCATGAAGAAGGATGTCAGCGTCATTGGAGCATTAGCACCAAGGAATTCTTAGGCGATGAAAACGGAAATCTTCGTGCCGCAAAAGTCGTGGATCTTGCTTGGGAAACCGATGAAACTGGACGTCCAATCAAGTTTGCAGAAGTAGAAGGATCTGAGCGTGAAATCCCTTGCGAATTAGTAACCTTGGCGATGGGATTCTTGAATCCACAACACGAGGGCTTATTACAACAGCTCGGTGTAGATTTAGACCCTCGAGGTAATGTATTGGCTAGTGAAGCAGAATATAGAACCAATATCAGCAATGTTTTCACAGCTGGTGATATGCGCAGAGGACAGTCTCTTGTCGTTTGGGCTATTTCTGAAGGCCGTGAATGCGCAAGAAAAGTTGATGAATTCCTAATGGGATCATCTGTCTTAGAAAGTAAAGAAGCGGTTTATAACTACGCCTAA
- a CDS encoding GH3 auxin-responsive promoter family protein: protein MALLNSLFTWIMKKRIHQIELFLKYPHDVQEEWFQSLISAAEATEWGKKHDYHSILTPEHYKERVPIQDYDSLKGYIDRMIKGEQNILWPSDIKWFAKSSGTTADRSKFIPVSIEALEECHFQGGKDMLSIYCHNKPESKIFTGKSVVIGGSSQINNFSPDSYYGDLSSILIRNLPFWVEFKRTPNLEVTLNPNFEEKIEQICQITLKENVTSLAGVPTWNMVMANRILEITGKENLLEVWPNLEFYGHGGVSFKPYREQFKKLIPTDNMYYLENYNASEGYFGLQDRSDSDDLLLMLDYGIYYEFLPMENLNDEHPKTLGLHEVEIGKNYALIITTNAGLWRYKIGDTIKFTSLAPYRFQISGRTKQYINTFGEEVIVDNADHALEAACLATEASIKDYTAGPVYFKEKGAGAHEWIIEFEKQPQDFTRFCEVLDQTLREINSDYDAKRYKNMALSAPIIHNAPAETFYQWMKSRGKLGGQNKVPRLANNREYLESILKIIS, encoded by the coding sequence ATGGCCTTACTCAATTCTCTCTTTACGTGGATCATGAAAAAGCGAATACATCAAATCGAGCTTTTCTTGAAGTATCCGCATGACGTACAAGAAGAGTGGTTCCAGAGCTTAATATCGGCGGCAGAGGCTACCGAATGGGGAAAAAAACATGACTATCACAGCATATTGACTCCAGAACATTACAAAGAACGCGTGCCAATTCAAGATTACGATAGCCTAAAGGGTTATATCGATCGTATGATTAAGGGAGAGCAGAACATCCTTTGGCCCTCCGACATCAAATGGTTCGCGAAGTCTTCCGGCACGACAGCCGACCGTAGCAAATTTATTCCAGTTAGTATAGAAGCCCTAGAGGAATGTCATTTTCAAGGAGGGAAAGACATGCTTTCTATCTATTGTCATAACAAACCTGAAAGTAAGATCTTTACTGGAAAATCTGTAGTCATTGGTGGTTCATCGCAAATAAATAATTTTAGTCCGGACTCCTATTATGGTGATTTATCGTCGATCTTAATTCGAAACTTGCCATTCTGGGTAGAATTCAAAAGAACACCCAATTTGGAAGTGACTTTGAATCCAAATTTTGAAGAAAAGATTGAACAGATTTGTCAAATCACCCTGAAGGAGAATGTGACCAGTCTGGCAGGAGTACCAACCTGGAATATGGTTATGGCCAATAGAATACTAGAAATAACAGGAAAAGAAAACCTATTAGAAGTATGGCCTAATCTAGAGTTTTACGGACACGGAGGCGTTAGCTTTAAACCTTATCGCGAGCAGTTCAAGAAACTGATCCCTACCGACAACATGTATTACTTAGAGAACTACAATGCCTCTGAAGGATATTTTGGATTACAAGATCGTTCGGATTCCGATGATCTATTACTCATGCTAGATTATGGAATTTACTATGAATTCCTTCCGATGGAAAATCTAAATGATGAACATCCGAAAACATTGGGTCTGCATGAAGTCGAGATTGGTAAAAACTATGCACTAATCATTACAACCAATGCGGGATTATGGCGCTATAAAATCGGTGATACGATTAAATTCACCTCACTAGCCCCTTACCGTTTCCAGATTTCTGGACGTACCAAACAATACATCAATACATTCGGAGAGGAAGTAATTGTTGATAATGCCGATCACGCGTTAGAAGCTGCTTGCCTAGCTACTGAAGCAAGTATAAAAGATTATACCGCCGGCCCGGTTTATTTCAAAGAGAAGGGTGCAGGCGCACACGAATGGATTATCGAATTTGAGAAACAACCGCAAGACTTTACTCGTTTTTGCGAAGTGCTTGATCAAACCTTACGAGAAATTAATTCTGATTACGACGCAAAGCGTTATAAGAATATGGCCTTGTCGGCTCCTATTATTCATAATGCTCCGGCAGAGACTTTCTACCAATGGATGAAGTCTCGAGGCAAGTTGGGAGGGCAAAACAAAGTCCCTCGCTTAGCTAACAATCGAGAATACTTAGAGTCTATTTTAAAAATTATTTCTTAG
- the lptB gene encoding LPS export ABC transporter ATP-binding protein, producing the protein MILKAEHLIKKYKQRTVVNDVSFHVEQGEIVGLLGPNGAGKTTSFYMIVGLIKPNEGHVYLDDLEITADPMYRRAQRGIGYLAQEASVFRKLSVENNILSVLEIHYPNKAERKEKLEELLTEFSLHRVRKNRGDLLSGGERRRTEIARALAANPNFILLDEPFAGVDPIAVEEIQTIVAKLKTRNIGILITDHNVQETLSITDRAYLLTEGKIMLTGTPEEIANNELARKFYLGRHFELRRKKF; encoded by the coding sequence ATGATTCTTAAAGCAGAACATCTCATCAAGAAATACAAACAACGTACAGTTGTTAATGACGTATCATTTCATGTGGAACAAGGTGAAATTGTCGGACTATTAGGACCCAACGGTGCTGGTAAGACTACTTCATTCTATATGATTGTAGGTCTGATTAAACCCAATGAAGGTCATGTCTATCTTGATGACTTGGAAATCACAGCCGATCCGATGTATCGACGAGCGCAACGAGGTATAGGGTACCTTGCACAGGAAGCCTCGGTCTTCAGAAAGTTATCGGTAGAAAATAATATCCTATCGGTTTTGGAGATCCATTATCCAAACAAAGCCGAACGAAAAGAAAAACTGGAAGAGCTCCTAACGGAATTTAGCTTACATCGTGTTCGTAAAAACCGCGGAGATCTATTATCTGGAGGAGAACGAAGACGTACGGAAATCGCACGAGCGCTTGCTGCCAACCCCAATTTTATTCTACTAGATGAACCTTTTGCCGGCGTCGACCCGATTGCCGTAGAAGAGATTCAAACAATCGTTGCAAAACTTAAAACACGTAACATTGGTATTCTTATTACCGATCACAATGTACAAGAAACATTATCTATTACGGACCGAGCCTATTTACTAACGGAAGGAAAGATTATGTTGACAGGCACACCTGAGGAAATTGCGAACAATGAACTTGCGCGTAAGTTTTATCTAGGTAGACATTTTGAATTACGCCGCAAAAAGTTTTAA
- a CDS encoding MBL fold metallo-hydrolase, which translates to MVKAYSLYEGSYSVDKSKKFIPFDPKKDDPKDRPGSLFVHIHPFLLETKAGLVLLDTGLGRRTDDDELVIHANIKKLGFDIDDVRYVLMSHLHKDHANGMVDFKDGSKRVAFPNAEYIIQEQEWEAAFSTESPSYRTDVFDVLQRSGNLVFVNGDGHLNDEIRYELSGGHSEFHQVFHIQTEEEHFFFGGDELPEPEEIFRNFIAKYDYDGRRAKKLREEYWAAGAPEGWVFMFYHSKSIAIGRPEQREDGTYKIIDATK; encoded by the coding sequence ATGGTTAAAGCATATTCCCTTTATGAGGGCTCATATTCTGTTGATAAATCCAAGAAATTCATTCCGTTTGATCCAAAAAAAGATGATCCTAAGGATCGTCCGGGATCTTTATTTGTTCATATCCATCCTTTTTTGTTGGAGACCAAAGCGGGCTTAGTTTTGTTGGATACAGGCCTAGGGCGTCGTACAGACGACGATGAATTGGTAATCCATGCGAATATCAAAAAGCTGGGATTTGATATCGACGATGTTCGTTATGTCCTAATGTCCCATTTACACAAAGATCATGCGAATGGTATGGTAGACTTTAAAGATGGGTCAAAGCGTGTAGCATTCCCTAATGCCGAGTACATTATTCAAGAGCAAGAGTGGGAGGCCGCATTTAGTACCGAGTCGCCATCTTATCGTACCGACGTTTTTGATGTGCTACAACGCAGCGGTAATTTGGTCTTTGTTAATGGCGATGGTCATTTAAACGACGAGATACGTTATGAGCTTTCCGGAGGACACTCTGAGTTTCATCAGGTTTTTCATATTCAAACAGAAGAAGAGCATTTCTTCTTCGGAGGGGACGAATTACCAGAGCCTGAAGAAATCTTTCGAAACTTCATTGCTAAGTATGATTATGATGGTCGCCGGGCGAAGAAATTGCGTGAAGAATATTGGGCTGCCGGTGCTCCGGAAGGTTGGGTATTCATGTTTTATCACTCAAAAAGTATCGCTATTGGAAGGCCTGAGCAACGAGAGGATGGCACTTACAAGATCATCGATGCCACAAAGTAG
- a CDS encoding branched-chain amino acid aminotransferase, which yields MSATEQISIRVEPTKQSRLSQVDFNNLKFGQIMSDHMLVANYDKGQWTDVAIVPYGDLTLSPSMSALHYGQAIFEGIKGYKFADGTVSIFRPDKNWERFNKSADRLQMPEVPEAIFMDGLKKLLDVDRNWIPSIEGTALYIRPFMFATEAALGVHPSVSYKFIIITCPVGAYYSKPISLKVETHYTRAAEGGVGFSKNAGNYALSLYPTQLANNEGYDQIMWTDANEHKYIEEAGTANLIFRIGDTIITPHGDTILHGVTRRTIMELASEWGYKAEQRKVSVQELIEGIKAGTVTEAFAAGTAATITHIDRIGFEGEDYTLPPVEGREFSLKVLAYLNDLRYGKSEDTHGWNLIVK from the coding sequence ATGAGCGCGACAGAACAAATCTCAATTCGCGTAGAGCCCACAAAACAATCAAGACTCTCGCAAGTAGATTTTAACAATTTAAAATTTGGACAAATCATGTCAGACCACATGCTGGTCGCAAATTATGACAAAGGACAATGGACAGACGTTGCTATCGTTCCTTACGGTGATTTGACTTTGAGCCCTTCGATGTCTGCTCTACATTATGGACAAGCAATTTTTGAAGGAATTAAAGGTTACAAATTTGCTGACGGAACAGTTAGTATCTTTCGTCCAGACAAAAACTGGGAGCGTTTCAATAAATCGGCAGATCGTTTACAGATGCCGGAAGTTCCTGAAGCGATTTTCATGGATGGCCTAAAGAAATTATTGGATGTAGATCGTAATTGGATACCTTCAATCGAAGGAACAGCACTTTATATCCGTCCATTTATGTTTGCTACGGAAGCAGCATTAGGTGTACATCCTTCCGTCTCCTATAAGTTTATTATTATTACTTGCCCTGTTGGAGCTTACTATAGCAAACCCATCAGTTTAAAAGTTGAGACGCATTATACACGTGCCGCTGAAGGTGGTGTTGGTTTCTCGAAAAATGCAGGTAACTATGCTTTATCATTGTATCCAACACAATTAGCGAATAACGAAGGTTATGATCAAATTATGTGGACAGATGCTAATGAGCATAAATATATCGAAGAAGCAGGTACTGCTAATTTAATCTTCCGTATTGGTGATACAATCATCACACCACATGGCGACACAATTCTTCACGGCGTTACACGTCGTACAATCATGGAGCTTGCTAGCGAATGGGGATACAAAGCTGAGCAACGCAAAGTTTCCGTTCAAGAATTAATTGAAGGCATTAAAGCTGGAACTGTTACAGAAGCTTTTGCTGCTGGAACTGCGGCTACCATTACCCATATCGATCGAATCGGTTTCGAAGGAGAAGATTATACTCTTCCTCCAGTTGAAGGTAGAGAATTCTCGCTAAAAGTACTTGCATACTTAAACGATCTACGCTATGGAAAAAGTGAAGATACGCACGGCTGGAATTTAATTGTAAAGTAA
- the era gene encoding GTPase Era, producing the protein MSHKAGFVSIIGKPNAGKSTLMNALVGEKMSIITPKAQTTRHRIIGIVNDEDHQIVFSDTPGVIKPNYSLQESMMNFVMGSIIDADILLFVTDINEKYDENDVLEKLRNTSSPVAVVINKVDKSTEEEVKAKIEYWKEKINPEVIFPISALLGYNVESVMAYIKEKLPEHAPYYEKDELTDKSLRFFVSEIIREKVFKLYDKEIPYSTEVIITSYKEEPKITRIAAEIIVERDSQKNIIIGKAGAMIKKVGTYARQDIEEFIGRKVFLEMFVKVLPDWRSKKNYLKRFGYED; encoded by the coding sequence ATGTCGCATAAAGCTGGATTCGTAAGTATCATAGGAAAACCTAACGCGGGTAAATCTACCCTAATGAACGCGTTAGTGGGGGAAAAGATGTCAATCATCACGCCGAAGGCGCAAACTACAAGACACCGAATTATTGGTATTGTTAACGACGAAGACCATCAAATTGTCTTTTCTGACACTCCTGGTGTTATCAAACCTAACTATTCTCTTCAGGAATCTATGATGAATTTCGTGATGGGATCGATCATCGACGCTGATATTCTTTTATTTGTTACAGATATTAATGAAAAGTATGATGAAAACGATGTGTTGGAGAAATTACGCAATACAAGCTCTCCAGTAGCCGTTGTAATCAATAAGGTTGACAAATCCACAGAAGAAGAAGTCAAAGCGAAAATAGAGTATTGGAAAGAGAAGATTAATCCAGAAGTTATTTTCCCTATCTCGGCGTTATTAGGGTACAATGTAGAATCTGTAATGGCCTACATTAAGGAAAAATTGCCTGAGCATGCTCCATATTATGAAAAAGACGAATTGACAGATAAATCACTTCGTTTCTTCGTGTCGGAAATTATTCGTGAAAAAGTCTTCAAACTGTATGACAAAGAAATTCCATACAGCACAGAGGTGATTATCACTTCATATAAAGAAGAACCAAAGATTACAAGGATTGCTGCAGAAATCATCGTAGAGCGCGATTCTCAAAAGAATATTATCATTGGGAAAGCTGGTGCAATGATTAAAAAGGTTGGAACCTATGCACGTCAAGATATTGAGGAATTTATTGGAAGAAAGGTCTTTTTAGAAATGTTCGTCAAGGTTTTACCTGACTGGCGTAGTAAGAAAAACTATCTTAAGAGATTCGGATACGAGGACTAA
- a CDS encoding cation:proton antiporter, with protein sequence MPNTIIIEIGIAVLLVALVGLLANRLRFSVIPFFIVIGMVLGNESYPGFVADGLASIGNESLTNLVNSIWKFFTFTESKPFIDFMGRLGVLFLLFYLGLEFSVGRLIKSGKSIVAGGSFYVALNFVSGLLVGWMMDLPFKEMMVLCGIMTSSSTAIVAKVLTDLKRTANPETEVIMGMIMFDDLFIAMHISFLSGLILTGSSSFWAVAGTSLLALGFILTFLILGRKLIPFIDRLLQEKSSELFILIIFSLLFTIAGFSETIHVAEAIGALMAGLVFADSKYLKKIEGMVLPFKDFFGAMFFFSFGLSIDMYSLGGAVGWAAFAALITVIGNVASGYFATKFSNLQPKNSVDIGFTLSARGEFSIIMANIGKAGQLLPVIQSFVVVYVLILSVVSPLLTKESRNIWNKLSGQKEAPKKAKKRLSDLEATIQEP encoded by the coding sequence ATGCCTAATACAATTATTATTGAAATTGGAATTGCTGTTTTACTGGTAGCCTTGGTTGGCTTACTTGCCAATAGACTTCGTTTTTCAGTTATTCCCTTTTTTATCGTAATTGGAATGGTATTAGGCAACGAATCCTACCCAGGGTTTGTTGCTGATGGATTGGCTAGCATTGGGAACGAAAGTTTAACCAATTTGGTTAACTCAATTTGGAAGTTCTTTACGTTTACTGAAAGCAAACCCTTTATTGATTTTATGGGGCGTTTGGGCGTATTGTTCCTTCTATTTTATTTGGGTTTAGAGTTTTCTGTTGGCCGTTTGATAAAATCCGGTAAATCTATTGTTGCTGGCGGTAGTTTCTATGTTGCGTTGAACTTTGTTTCGGGGCTGTTGGTCGGCTGGATGATGGACTTACCGTTTAAGGAAATGATGGTGCTTTGTGGTATTATGACGAGTTCTTCTACTGCAATTGTAGCCAAAGTGTTAACCGATCTGAAGCGTACAGCGAACCCAGAAACAGAAGTTATCATGGGGATGATCATGTTCGATGATCTCTTTATTGCCATGCATATCTCCTTTTTATCAGGATTGATATTAACGGGAAGTAGTTCTTTCTGGGCTGTTGCTGGAACTTCATTGCTTGCTTTAGGCTTTATCTTAACGTTCCTGATACTTGGTAGAAAATTAATTCCCTTTATTGACCGTCTTCTTCAGGAAAAGTCTTCAGAGCTATTTATCCTTATTATTTTCAGTTTACTTTTTACAATTGCAGGATTCTCTGAGACAATCCACGTTGCAGAGGCCATAGGTGCTTTGATGGCAGGATTAGTATTTGCGGATTCTAAATATCTGAAAAAGATTGAGGGTATGGTTTTGCCGTTCAAAGATTTTTTTGGTGCAATGTTCTTCTTTAGTTTCGGACTATCCATTGATATGTATTCTCTAGGAGGGGCAGTAGGATGGGCTGCGTTTGCCGCATTAATCACTGTTATCGGAAATGTGGCTTCGGGTTATTTTGCTACAAAGTTTTCGAATCTGCAACCGAAGAACTCCGTGGATATCGGTTTTACCTTGTCAGCAAGAGGAGAGTTTTCGATTATTATGGCGAATATTGGTAAGGCTGGTCAGCTTTTGCCGGTCATTCAATCCTTCGTAGTAGTTTATGTGTTGATTTTATCCGTTGTTTCGCCGCTTCTAACGAAAGAATCTAGAAATATATGGAATAAGTTGTCTGGACAAAAAGAAGCTCCTAAGAAGGCTAAGAAGAGGCTTAGCGACTTAGAAGCTACTATACAAGAACCCTAA